From a single Nicotiana tomentosiformis chromosome 2, ASM39032v3, whole genome shotgun sequence genomic region:
- the LOC138906026 gene encoding uncharacterized protein, which translates to MPTRKQAKWQILLSEFDIVYITQKAIKGKDLAYHLVENSVDGDYKPLTTYFPDEEVLFAGEDIAESYPGWRMFFDRAANFKGVGIGVVLISKFGQHYPASAKIRFPCTNNIVEYEACILGIRMAIDMNVKELLIIGDSDLWIHQLQGEWSTKNFKILLYLHYVKELCKKFTKIEF; encoded by the coding sequence ATGCCTACCAGAAAGCAAGCTAAATGGCAAATTCTCCTcagcgaatttgacattgtgtacataactcagaagGCTATCAAAGGGAAAGATTTAGCCTACCACCTCGTAGAAAATTCGGTGGATGGGGATTACAAGCCACTTACtacgtattttcccgatgaagaagTATTGTTTGCTGGAGAAGATATTGCAGAATCATACcctggatggagaatgttttttgatagagcagcaaacttcaaaggagtaggaatTGGGGTAGTCCTGATTTCAAAATTTGGACAACACTATCCAGCAtcggcaaagataagattcccttgtaccaataatatTGTTGAATACGAAGCGTGCATCCTTGGGATCAGAATGGCAATCGACATGAACGTCAAAGAACTTTTGATCATAGGGGATTCCGATCTATGGATACACCAACTCCAAGGGGAATGGTCAACCAAGAATTTCAAGATACTTCTGTACCTGCACTACGTGAAGgagctatgcaagaagttcacgAAGATTGAGTTCTAG
- the LOC138906027 gene encoding uncharacterized protein, which yields MKDGESVEEIFSRFTKILGDPKSFGRPIKNGEQVRKILRSLPTIWQPKVIALECQDLGKISYDEHRGDLIAFEKTHLDRQIQQEKKKVVAFKATVAEPENEEEEEEGEHDENIAMLSQVVASMMRKNRFSKRGKSNFRRGRTNNENDKNNGRCYECVKYGHIQADCPILKTKLSRNFQKKKSFGACDEEESDIEEIANMCFMTIKEDSNEDSGELRLMADEGTSEVHLPTCPNCCELQEFVNIALADIERILNKLRKIQREKKDRALKLEVCEIERDMLQEEVNELQLQLNGLQKSTSHSSIKSNSTTPFDYLIKTINLQACFYCVTKLNGGTITFGDKSKGNVIGVGKVPLSSTCDVDEVYLVDELGYNILSISQLYDNDYEVHFKKHGWFIEEKLGKVILSGNRDKNVYTISNIDSHGNQICLASMIDNPWVWHRKLGHAIMHTIQKLSKHDLVIGLQKLDFSKDHICDTCQLGKQTRSSFKIKNIVYTTKPLQLLHMDLFGPTRTASIGSRKYAFVIVDDFSRFTWFIFLSHKDEALRNFEVSVRRFNVKRNTTFPLSEVITEENLKAEPLKTFAMTKESLTISLHQDRLNRMEW from the exons ATGAAGGATGGAGAATCAGTGGAGGAAATATTCTCCAGGTTCACCAAAATACTTGGAGATCCAAAATCCTTTGGTAGACCAATAAAAAACGGAGAACAGGTCAGGAAAATCCTCAGAAGCCTACCCACAATCTGGCAGCCCAAAGTTATTGCTCTAGAATGTCAAGACCTTGGCAAAATATCCTATGATGAACATAGAGGTGATTTAATTGCCTTTGAGAAAACTCACTTGGACAGGcaaattcaacaagaaaagaaaaaagtagTAGCTTTTAAAGCGACTGTGGCTGAaccagaaaatgaagaagaagaggaagaaggagaACATGATGAAAACATAGCCATGCTTTCTCAAGTTGTAGCTAGCATGATGAGGAAGAACAGATTCAGCAAAAGAGGGAAATCAAACTTCAGAAGAGGAAGGACAAACaatgaaaatgataaaaataatggaaGATGTTATGAATGTGTAAAATATGGGCACATTCAAGCTGATTGTCCCATACTGAAGACAAAACTCAGCAGGAACtttcaaaagaagaagtctttTGGAGCATGTGATGAAGAAGAATCTGACATTGAAGAAATTGCAAATATGTGTTTCATGACCATAAAAGAAGATAGCAATGAGGACTCAGGTGAACTCCGTCTTATGGCAGACGAGGGAACTAGTGAGGTACATCTTCCTACTTGTCCTAACTGTTGTGAACTTCAAGAATTTGTTAATATTGCTCTTGCAGATATTGAAAGAATTCTAAATAAACTCAGAAAAATCCAAAGAGAAAAAAAGGACCGGGCCTTGAAGCTGGAAGTGTGTGAAATTGAACGTGACATGCTTCAAGAGGAAGTAaatgaacttcaacttcaattgaaTGGATTACAAAAATCCACTAGTCATAGTTCCATCAAGTCAAATTCGACCACTCCTTTTGACTATTTGATTAAAACTATAAACCTTCAGGCATGCTTTTATTGTG TCACTAAACTAAATGGAGGAACAATTACTTTTGGAGATAAATCAAAAGGAAATGTTATTGGAGTGGGAAAAGTTCCTCTTAGCTCAACATGCGATGTGGACGAAGTATACCTGGTTGATGAACTCGGTTACAATATTCTCAGTATCAGTCAACTATATGAcaatgattatgaggttcatttTAAGAAACATGGTTGGTTTATAGAAGAGAAATTAGGTAAAGTTATTCTTTCAGGTAACAGAGACAAGAATGTCTACACCATCAGTAATATAGATAGTCATGGAAATCAAATTTGTCTTGCTTCTATGATCGATAACCCTTGGGTTTGGCATAGAAAGCTTGGACACGCTATCATGCATACTATCCAAAAACTCTCTAAACATGATCTTGTTATCGGTCTTcaaaaactagatttttcaaaagatCATATTTGTGATACATGTCAGCTAGGAAAACAAACTCGCTCATCTTTCAAAATCAAAAACATTGTTTATACTACTAAACCACTTCAACTATTGCATATGGATTTGTTTGGTCCAACCAGAACTGCTAGTATAGGTAGTAGAAAATACGCTTTTGTTATTGTGGATGATTTTTCTCGATTTACGTGGTTTATTTTTCTAAGTCATAAAGATGAAGCCCTAAGAAATTTTGAAGTTTCTGTAAGAAGGTTCAACGTGAAAAGGAATACTACATTTCCACTATCAGAAGTGATCAcggaggagaatttgaaagcagaGCCTTTGAAAACTTTTGCAATGACCAAGGAATCTCTCACAATTTCTCTTCACCAAGATCGcctcaacagaatggagtggtag